From Methanomassiliicoccales archaeon LGM-RCC1, one genomic window encodes:
- a CDS encoding tetratricopeptide repeat protein, whose product MTQADHITVIHGSMTVDVPRKIFKGRECTIDWDEVEPFKRITQSRYPWISDNAIKVIINKAQMEMMRVRDEETNGREYSKTLAEKGKLDDAIAHLKLRLELNPNDAKAWYDLGELLFKKGDAKGGFDAFKKGDELYKKR is encoded by the coding sequence ATGACACAAGCAGATCACATTACAGTCATCCACGGAAGCATGACCGTGGATGTTCCCCGTAAGATTTTCAAGGGCAGGGAATGCACCATCGATTGGGACGAGGTGGAGCCTTTTAAGAGGATCACCCAAAGCAGATATCCTTGGATATCGGATAACGCCATCAAGGTCATCATAAACAAAGCACAGATGGAGATGATGAGGGTAAGGGACGAGGAGACCAACGGCCGCGAGTACAGCAAGACCCTTGCGGAGAAGGGAAAACTCGATGATGCTATAGCGCACTTGAAGCTCCGTTTGGAGCTGAATCCCAACGATGCCAAAGCTTGGTACGATCTCGGTGAGCTGCTGTTCAAGAAGGGCGATGCCAAGGGCGGTTTCGACGCTTTCAAGAAGGGCGATGAGCTGTACAAAAAACGCTGA
- a CDS encoding dihydroorotate dehydrogenase electron transfer subunit, giving the protein MSEVVQIKEIIEEAYDTKTFVFDWEAKVKPGQFIMIWIPGTDEIPMSVSGISEHTKSITVKAIGDATKKLHEYKVGDRLSIRGPFGNGFDLSSNNILIIGGGVGTAAIMPAVVETGADTIIAARSNNDLIMLDTARKHTSNLMLATDDGSMGFHGNAVQLMREVLKERSYDYVIACGPEVMLYFMFKACEELDQDCQLSLERYMKCGAGVCGCCVMDDKRICKDGPVFTKDQIAELKEFGVSRRDECGRIVKFRP; this is encoded by the coding sequence ATGAGTGAAGTTGTTCAGATCAAGGAGATCATCGAGGAGGCCTATGACACCAAGACCTTCGTTTTCGATTGGGAGGCCAAGGTGAAGCCCGGACAGTTCATAATGATCTGGATCCCGGGAACCGATGAGATCCCGATGTCCGTATCGGGCATTTCGGAGCACACCAAGAGCATAACCGTCAAGGCCATAGGAGATGCGACCAAGAAGCTGCACGAGTACAAGGTAGGAGACAGACTCTCCATCAGAGGTCCGTTCGGCAACGGATTCGATCTCAGCAGCAACAACATACTGATCATCGGAGGCGGTGTGGGTACCGCCGCCATAATGCCTGCAGTCGTCGAGACCGGTGCAGACACCATAATCGCAGCCCGTTCCAACAATGACCTCATCATGCTCGATACGGCCAGGAAGCACACTTCCAATCTGATGCTCGCAACAGATGACGGCAGTATGGGGTTCCACGGCAACGCGGTACAGCTCATGAGAGAGGTCCTGAAGGAGAGGTCCTACGACTATGTCATAGCTTGCGGACCAGAGGTAATGCTCTACTTCATGTTCAAGGCCTGCGAGGAGCTCGACCAGGACTGCCAACTCTCTCTGGAGAGGTACATGAAGTGCGGTGCCGGAGTATGCGGATGCTGCGTCATGGATGACAAGCGCATCTGCAAGGATGGACCGGTTTTCACCAAGGATCAGATAGCCGAGCTCAAGGAGTTCGGAGTCTCCAGAAGGGACGAGTGCGGGCGCATCGTCAAGTTCAGGCCATGA
- a CDS encoding dihydroorotate dehydrogenase, whose product MVSLKTEIGSITLQKPGMIASGIMDETGDSLVRVLESGAGAAVTKSIGMEPNPGHDNPCFMEVKGGYVNAMGLPNPGIELFRDEMRIATSKGKIIGSIYGAGPNDFSTLAGKMEDYGACAVELNLSCPHAKGYGMEVGTDPVMVKNIVSAVKSAVSIPVWAKLTPNTHILTQIGQAVQDAGGDAIVAINTLKAMVISPEFARPIMSNKFCGLSGEAVKPVGVRAIYDLKTALDIPLIGVGGISDWRDAAEYIMAGACAFQIGSAVGTRGLEVFQEINQGLSDFMEEYGYSSIASMVGAAHE is encoded by the coding sequence ATGGTATCCTTGAAGACGGAGATCGGAAGCATCACCCTGCAGAAGCCGGGCATGATCGCTTCCGGAATTATGGACGAGACCGGAGACTCCCTGGTCCGCGTATTGGAATCGGGAGCCGGAGCGGCGGTCACGAAATCCATCGGTATGGAGCCGAACCCCGGTCATGACAATCCATGCTTCATGGAGGTCAAGGGAGGATACGTCAACGCGATGGGCCTCCCCAACCCCGGAATCGAACTCTTCAGGGACGAGATGAGGATTGCAACCTCCAAGGGAAAGATCATCGGTTCCATCTATGGAGCCGGGCCCAACGACTTCTCGACCTTGGCAGGGAAGATGGAGGACTACGGTGCTTGTGCGGTGGAGCTCAATCTGTCCTGTCCTCATGCCAAAGGATACGGCATGGAGGTCGGTACCGACCCCGTCATGGTCAAGAACATCGTCTCTGCGGTCAAGTCCGCCGTATCGATACCGGTATGGGCGAAGCTCACGCCCAACACGCACATCCTCACGCAGATCGGACAGGCTGTCCAGGATGCGGGCGGGGATGCGATAGTCGCTATCAACACACTCAAGGCCATGGTCATCTCCCCCGAATTCGCCAGGCCGATAATGAGCAACAAGTTCTGCGGCCTCTCGGGAGAAGCCGTCAAGCCAGTGGGAGTCAGGGCGATCTATGATCTGAAGACCGCATTGGACATTCCCTTGATAGGAGTCGGAGGGATCTCCGATTGGAGGGATGCCGCAGAGTACATAATGGCCGGTGCATGCGCTTTCCAGATCGGAAGCGCAGTCGGCACCAGAGGGCTGGAGGTCTTCCAGGAGATCAACCAGGGATTGTCGGATTTCATGGAGGAGTACGGCTACTCCTCAATCGCTTCGATGGTAGGTGCCGCCCATGAGTGA